Proteins co-encoded in one Bacillus paramycoides genomic window:
- a CDS encoding GNAT family N-acetyltransferase encodes MKPLLLDFPTLFQTERLQVRKPFPGDGAEVYEAIQASLEDLVPWMPIKAETEESAEEIVRNAHGQFLLRETLDFHLYDKVSGTFIGAITLKPENWDIPKFSLHFWLHSAYTKQGYMTEAIKGAIQFAFDKLSARRVEIRIDATNTNACNLAERLEFILEGTMENDFIAPDGSLRDARVYAKIN; translated from the coding sequence TTGAAACCATTATTATTAGATTTTCCAACATTATTTCAAACTGAACGCTTACAAGTTCGTAAGCCATTTCCAGGTGATGGTGCAGAAGTGTACGAAGCAATCCAAGCTTCTCTAGAAGACTTAGTACCGTGGATGCCAATTAAAGCTGAAACAGAAGAAAGTGCTGAAGAAATCGTTCGTAACGCTCACGGACAGTTTTTACTTCGTGAAACACTTGATTTTCACTTATACGATAAAGTATCAGGTACATTCATCGGAGCTATAACGCTCAAGCCTGAAAACTGGGATATTCCAAAGTTTTCACTTCACTTCTGGCTGCATAGTGCTTATACAAAACAAGGCTATATGACTGAAGCTATTAAAGGTGCCATTCAATTTGCCTTTGATAAGCTAAGTGCTAGAAGAGTTGAAATTCGTATTGATGCAACAAATACAAATGCATGCAACCTAGCGGAACGTTTAGAATTTATTCTAGAAGGTACAATGGAAAATGATTTCATAGCACCAGATGGTAGCTTACGTGATGCACGCGTATACGCAAAAATCAATTAA
- a CDS encoding NUDIX hydrolase, producing the protein MSNLAERTVKTEPIFDGRVIKVRVDDVVLPNGAMSKREIVNHPGAVAIIAITDEGKIVLVEQYRKALEKAIIEIPAGKLEPGEKPEVTAVRELEEETGYVCENMELITSFYTSPGFADEILYVYKATGLTKKENKAELDEDEFVELMEVSLEEAITLMKDLRIHDAKTMFAVQYLQLQK; encoded by the coding sequence ATGAGTAATCTTGCAGAGAGAACAGTAAAAACTGAACCGATTTTTGATGGTAGAGTTATAAAAGTTCGTGTTGATGATGTAGTATTACCAAATGGAGCAATGAGTAAACGTGAAATTGTAAATCACCCTGGTGCAGTTGCTATTATTGCTATTACTGATGAGGGGAAAATTGTGCTTGTTGAGCAGTATCGTAAAGCGCTTGAAAAGGCGATTATAGAAATTCCGGCGGGCAAGTTAGAACCTGGTGAAAAACCTGAGGTGACAGCAGTTCGTGAATTAGAAGAGGAAACAGGTTATGTATGTGAAAATATGGAGCTTATTACTTCTTTCTATACATCTCCAGGATTTGCAGATGAAATTTTATACGTATATAAAGCGACAGGTTTGACGAAGAAAGAAAATAAAGCTGAGTTAGATGAAGATGAGTTTGTGGAATTGATGGAAGTATCGTTAGAAGAGGCGATTACTCTTATGAAAGATCTTCGTATTCATGATGCGAAGACGATGTTTGCAGTACAATATTTACAACTACAAAAATAA
- the mciZ gene encoding Z-ring formation inhibitor MciZ: MKVYILPNRVTLVGKAWQIRHKLKQYGKEYTTVQEWITATKK, encoded by the coding sequence ATGAAAGTTTATATTTTACCAAATCGCGTCACTTTAGTCGGAAAAGCGTGGCAAATTCGCCATAAGCTAAAACAATATGGCAAAGAGTATACAACTGTACAAGAGTGGATTACAGCAACTAAAAAGTAA
- the lolS gene encoding aldo/keto reductase, whose product MKKRQLGNSDLFVTEMGLGCMSLGTSETEAMRIIDEAIDLGINFFDTANLYDYGLNEEFVGKALKGKRDQIILTTKVGNRWTEEKNGWSWDPSKNYIKAEVKESLRRLQTDYIDLYQLHGGTIEDPIDETIEAFEELKKEGIIRQYGISSIRPNVIREYAKRSNIVSVLMEYSLLNRRPEEWFPLLNEHQISVIARGPLAKGILTDNNARKIERVKEKDYLSYSYDELYATLANVKEIIGENSLTGTAIQYCLHNESVAAVIPGASSIQQLQENVQFSKQIELTTAEYIQLQQIAKCDTYALHR is encoded by the coding sequence ATGAAAAAACGTCAATTAGGAAACTCAGATTTATTTGTGACAGAAATGGGACTTGGCTGTATGTCTCTCGGTACATCTGAAACAGAAGCTATGCGTATTATCGATGAAGCAATCGATTTAGGAATCAATTTTTTTGATACAGCGAATTTATATGATTATGGATTAAACGAAGAATTTGTTGGAAAAGCCTTAAAAGGAAAACGAGACCAAATTATTCTTACAACGAAGGTTGGAAATCGATGGACAGAAGAAAAAAACGGCTGGTCTTGGGATCCTTCTAAAAATTACATAAAGGCTGAAGTGAAAGAAAGTTTACGTAGACTTCAAACTGATTATATTGATTTATATCAACTTCATGGCGGGACGATTGAAGATCCTATAGATGAAACAATTGAAGCCTTTGAAGAATTAAAAAAAGAAGGTATCATTCGCCAATATGGTATTTCTTCAATACGTCCAAATGTCATCCGTGAGTATGCAAAACGTTCAAATATCGTTAGTGTACTAATGGAATATAGCCTTTTAAACCGTCGCCCTGAAGAATGGTTCCCACTTCTAAATGAACATCAAATTAGCGTCATTGCTCGTGGGCCACTTGCAAAAGGAATTTTAACTGACAATAATGCAAGAAAGATAGAAAGAGTAAAAGAAAAAGATTACCTTTCTTATTCTTACGATGAATTATATGCGACGCTTGCAAATGTAAAAGAAATAATTGGAGAAAACTCCTTAACTGGAACGGCTATTCAATATTGCTTACATAACGAAAGTGTTGCAGCTGTTATACCTGGTGCAAGCTCTATTCAACAATTACAAGAAAATGTACAGTTTAGTAAACAAATAGAGTTAACAACAGCAGAATATATACAACTTCAACAAATTGCTAAATGTGATACCTACGCTTTACATCGTTAA
- a CDS encoding aldo/keto reductase encodes MHIPTTTLHNGVKMPMIGLGVYKAKEGDEVKQAVKTALEVGYRSIDTATVYENESGVGEAVRESGIPREDIFITTKVWNDDQGYEETLEAFEKSLKKLQMDYVDLYLIHWPIRGKYVDTYRALEKLYEEGKVRAIGVSNFHKHHLELLLPNCKVKPMVNQVELHPMLAQFELRDFCQGEQIQMEAWSPLMRGGEVFEHPIIQAIATKYNKTPAQVILRWDIQSGVVTIPKSVTPSRIKENFTIFDFSLTEEEMTQINTLNRNLHVGTNPDKYDTL; translated from the coding sequence GTGCACATTCCAACAACTACACTTCATAATGGCGTAAAAATGCCGATGATTGGTCTAGGCGTTTATAAAGCGAAAGAAGGCGACGAAGTAAAACAAGCAGTAAAAACAGCGTTAGAAGTTGGATACCGTTCGATTGATACAGCGACTGTATATGAAAATGAAAGCGGTGTCGGAGAAGCGGTTCGTGAATCAGGGATTCCGAGAGAAGACATATTTATTACAACAAAAGTTTGGAACGACGATCAAGGGTACGAGGAAACACTTGAGGCGTTTGAAAAAAGCTTAAAGAAATTACAGATGGACTATGTAGATTTATATTTAATACATTGGCCAATAAGAGGAAAGTATGTTGATACGTACCGAGCGTTAGAAAAACTGTATGAAGAAGGTAAAGTGCGAGCGATTGGTGTTTCTAATTTTCATAAACATCATTTAGAGCTGTTATTGCCAAATTGTAAGGTGAAGCCGATGGTAAACCAAGTGGAACTTCATCCGATGTTAGCTCAATTTGAATTGCGTGATTTCTGCCAAGGTGAGCAAATTCAAATGGAAGCATGGAGCCCATTAATGAGAGGCGGGGAAGTATTCGAGCACCCGATTATTCAGGCCATTGCGACCAAATATAATAAAACACCTGCGCAAGTTATATTAAGATGGGATATTCAAAGCGGGGTAGTGACGATTCCTAAATCTGTTACACCATCTCGCATTAAGGAGAATTTTACTATCTTTGATTTTTCACTAACAGAAGAAGAGATGACTCAAATTAATACGTTAAATCGTAATTTACATGTAGGAACGAATCCTGATAAATATGATACGCTATAA
- a CDS encoding GrpB family protein, giving the protein MREIVVVPHDNHWNEKFQMEAERLKAAMPEKVKVHHIGSTSVPGLAAKPIIDMIMEVESIDRVDRWNERFEELGYIVKGENGISRRRYFIHGTEEKRSYHLHVFEKGNPEIVRHLAFRDYMMAHCEEAEAYATLKRELAEKYTYDGTLYSEGKTEFVRNVDEKAKKWRENNVNE; this is encoded by the coding sequence ATGAGGGAAATTGTAGTCGTTCCGCATGACAATCATTGGAACGAAAAGTTTCAAATGGAGGCTGAAAGATTAAAAGCGGCGATGCCAGAAAAGGTGAAGGTCCATCATATTGGAAGTACGTCGGTGCCAGGATTGGCAGCGAAACCAATTATAGATATGATTATGGAAGTAGAGAGTATCGATAGAGTAGATAGGTGGAATGAACGTTTTGAAGAGCTTGGCTATATCGTAAAAGGGGAGAATGGTATTTCAAGACGTCGTTATTTTATTCATGGAACGGAGGAAAAACGCTCGTATCACTTACACGTGTTTGAAAAAGGAAATCCTGAAATAGTAAGGCATTTAGCATTTCGTGATTACATGATGGCTCATTGTGAAGAAGCTGAGGCATATGCAACTTTAAAGAGAGAATTAGCTGAAAAATATACATATGATGGCACCTTATATTCGGAAGGGAAAACTGAGTTTGTACGTAATGTTGATGAAAAAGCGAAGAAATGGAGAGAAAATAACGTGAATGAATGA
- a CDS encoding YqkE family protein, translating to MKKKKQRQMQRQAQVNQPKKESLTLGDQLNDSLMQQLKNKKKELQVREEEKVAAEQERKRQEQKEREKNKSFEELLSESSLTWKDFK from the coding sequence ATGAAGAAAAAGAAACAAAGACAAATGCAAAGACAAGCGCAAGTGAATCAACCAAAGAAAGAGTCGCTTACATTAGGTGATCAATTAAATGATTCACTCATGCAGCAATTAAAGAATAAGAAGAAAGAGTTGCAAGTGAGAGAAGAGGAAAAAGTGGCAGCTGAACAGGAAAGAAAGCGCCAAGAACAAAAAGAACGTGAAAAGAATAAATCATTTGAAGAACTGTTAAGTGAAAGTAGCCTTACTTGGAAAGACTTTAAATAA
- a CDS encoding bifunctional metallophosphatase/5'-nucleotidase, giving the protein MWKKIIPAVAVLSTITFSTVFAAPPSQTPAEQNRYIDVQMLGINDFHGQLDTVKKINNKEAGGADYLATYLKERKKQNPNTLLVHAGDIVGASPPVSALLQDEPTIEFLNDLKFDVGTIGNHEFDEGIDEMKRLIYGGYHEKTGNFKGANFPYVAANFYNKSTGRLFLPPFTVKMVDGVPVGFIGVVTTDTPNVVMPTMLKNVQITDEVEAINKSAQQLKRLGVKSIVVLAHVGGTTDESGVTNGDLTRIANETDPEVDVIFGGHSHTYVNGTVNNKLIVQANSYGTAFSDVDVTIDRKTKDIVKKKAEVITTYHEGVEPDKQVKQKINQYKEKIAPLVNEVVGKSTAAIDRKQNDAGESTLGNVIADAQRQTMQVQIALMNPGGIRNDLDAGDITWGELYGIQPFGNQLIKVDLTGQDIRDILNQQWQKGTTRMLQISGIQYTWDANKPNGEKVTNIRLTNGEELSPSKTYSVVANAFLASGGDGFVSFKNGKNAETGPNDFEALVDYVKQLKEPIQPVIDGRIQKLN; this is encoded by the coding sequence ATGTGGAAAAAAATCATTCCTGCTGTTGCCGTTTTAAGCACCATTACCTTTTCAACCGTATTTGCCGCTCCCCCATCCCAGACTCCAGCTGAACAAAACCGCTACATAGACGTACAAATGCTTGGTATTAATGATTTCCATGGACAACTAGATACTGTTAAAAAAATTAATAACAAAGAAGCTGGTGGCGCTGATTACTTAGCTACTTATTTAAAAGAACGTAAAAAGCAAAACCCGAATACACTTCTCGTACATGCTGGCGATATTGTCGGAGCTAGTCCACCAGTTTCAGCATTGTTACAAGACGAACCAACGATTGAATTTTTAAATGACTTAAAATTTGATGTTGGTACAATCGGAAACCACGAATTTGATGAAGGTATCGATGAAATGAAACGTCTCATTTACGGTGGATATCATGAGAAAACAGGTAATTTCAAAGGCGCAAATTTCCCTTATGTCGCTGCAAACTTCTATAACAAATCAACTGGTCGCTTATTTTTACCACCATTTACTGTAAAAATGGTAGATGGTGTTCCTGTAGGATTCATTGGCGTAGTTACAACTGATACACCAAATGTCGTGATGCCTACTATGCTTAAAAATGTACAGATCACTGACGAAGTAGAAGCAATTAATAAATCAGCGCAACAATTAAAGCGTCTCGGTGTTAAATCCATCGTCGTCCTTGCCCATGTTGGCGGAACAACTGATGAGTCTGGCGTGACAAATGGAGACCTTACTCGAATTGCAAACGAAACAGATCCAGAAGTTGACGTTATTTTCGGTGGGCATAGTCACACGTATGTAAATGGTACTGTAAATAATAAACTAATCGTCCAAGCGAACTCTTACGGAACAGCATTTTCAGACGTAGATGTAACAATTGATCGTAAAACAAAAGATATTGTAAAGAAAAAAGCTGAAGTGATTACAACATATCATGAAGGTGTAGAACCTGATAAACAAGTAAAACAAAAAATAAATCAATATAAAGAAAAAATCGCACCACTTGTAAATGAAGTAGTAGGAAAATCTACAGCAGCTATTGACCGTAAACAAAATGATGCTGGTGAATCTACTCTTGGGAATGTAATTGCGGATGCACAACGTCAAACGATGCAAGTGCAAATTGCACTTATGAATCCTGGTGGTATTCGTAATGACTTAGATGCTGGCGATATTACATGGGGCGAATTATACGGCATTCAACCTTTTGGAAACCAATTAATTAAAGTAGATTTAACAGGCCAAGATATTCGCGACATTTTAAATCAGCAATGGCAAAAAGGTACGACGCGCATGCTTCAAATTTCAGGTATTCAATATACGTGGGATGCCAATAAACCAAATGGTGAAAAAGTTACAAATATACGTTTGACAAACGGAGAAGAATTATCTCCATCTAAAACGTATAGCGTAGTTGCAAATGCTTTCTTAGCTTCTGGCGGTGACGGATTTGTATCATTTAAAAATGGTAAAAATGCAGAAACTGGTCCAAACGACTTTGAAGCGCTAGTCGATTACGTAAAACAATTAAAAGAGCCCATTCAGCCAGTTATTGATGGAAGAATTCAAAAGCTAAATTAA
- a CDS encoding ribbon-helix-helix domain-containing protein codes for MTIGEIIDCLNRREPIAIIANRLEISPYTLSKKLRLIGYEYDGEQKKRIFVGDGEEPRHLQLQEATALQYEKTDYQLLIYEQLQSIYALLRKREEVITPIMSISTEKKKRTFSINKEILAKLDVISELKGIQKSKLVEEALQQFLQQYDFNNTSHLDK; via the coding sequence GTGACGATTGGAGAAATTATAGATTGTTTAAATAGACGTGAACCCATCGCTATCATAGCAAACCGTCTTGAAATAAGCCCGTATACATTATCGAAGAAATTAAGATTAATTGGATACGAGTATGATGGAGAACAGAAGAAACGTATTTTTGTAGGAGATGGAGAAGAACCTCGTCACTTACAACTCCAAGAAGCGACAGCCCTTCAATATGAGAAAACGGATTATCAATTATTAATTTATGAACAATTACAAAGTATTTATGCGTTATTAAGAAAGAGAGAAGAAGTAATCACGCCAATTATGAGTATAAGTACAGAAAAAAAGAAACGTACTTTTTCTATTAATAAAGAAATATTAGCAAAATTAGACGTTATATCAGAATTGAAAGGAATTCAAAAATCTAAACTTGTAGAAGAGGCGTTACAACAATTTTTACAACAATACGATTTTAACAACACATCCCATTTGGATAAATAA